Proteins found in one Mixophyes fleayi isolate aMixFle1 chromosome 8, aMixFle1.hap1, whole genome shotgun sequence genomic segment:
- the GP9 gene encoding platelet glycoprotein IX, producing the protein MPFYLRLILLVQLCNCSLDVCPSSCSCSSMEVMGLIVNCSSRHFTIVPELPENTIKLYLQHNLMTSVPPGAFDHLGSLQEVDVSGNPWDCDCNILYLKNWLDSQPVQINPGNVRCATPKTASMRLFQNLSGNEITGCRSPWPIKCRKFFVRDLYLIGFTVVLLILMSYVTRMSRRLACRVALTPNFRHKMSFTESHKSK; encoded by the coding sequence ATGCCATTTTATTTGAGGCTGATTCTGTTGGTCCAACTTTGCAATTGTAGTTTAGATGTATGCCCCTCCTCTTGCAGCTGTTCTTCAATGGAGGTGATGGGTCTTATAGTCAACTGCAGTTCGAGACATTTTACAATAGTGCCAGAACTGCCAGAGAACACAATCAAACTTTATTTACAACACAACTTGATGACCTCTGTTCCTCCCGGAGCCTTTGATCACTTAGGCAGCCTCCAGGAAGTTGATGTATCTGGGAATCCTTGGGATTGTGACTGTAACATTCTCTATCTAAAAAACTGGCTTGATTCCCAACCTGTGCAGATAAACCCTGGAAACGTGAGGTGTGCAACCCCGAAAACAGCATCAATGAGGCTATTCCAAAACTTATCTGGGAATGAAATCACTGGGTGTCGTTCACCATGGCCAATCAAATGTAGAAAGTTCTTTGTGCGGGATCTTTATTTGATTGGCTTTACTGTGGTGTTGCTTATTTTGATGTCTTATGTGACacgaatgtccaggagactggcCTGTCGTGTGGCACTCACCCCTAACTTTCGACACAAGATGTCCTTCACTGAGAGCCACAAGTCAAAGTAA